From a region of the Candidatus Pantoea bituminis genome:
- a CDS encoding molybdopterin-dependent oxidoreductase, whose protein sequence is MSEQPKSKIILKPDQHKQLINLQRRMLLRSGLTLGAVSLLSGCNLQDGDSVDKVLWAMSRWNDRVQSWLFNGEKLAQTYSADQITRPFRFNAFYPEYNVPEIDLADYRLEVSGKVSNKASWTLEQLQRLPQTEQITRLICIEGWSAIGQWRGVPLKTFLQHIGADLTARYVGFKCDDRYYSSLDMPTALHPQTILALDFDNKPLPPDFGYPLRLRVPTKLGFKNAKHIGAIFVTDQNPGGYWEDQGYNGFSGI, encoded by the coding sequence GTGAGTGAACAACCCAAAAGTAAAATCATCCTGAAACCTGATCAGCACAAACAGCTGATCAATCTACAACGCCGCATGCTGCTGCGCAGCGGATTAACGCTGGGTGCCGTTTCGCTGCTCAGCGGTTGTAACTTACAGGATGGCGATAGCGTCGATAAAGTTTTATGGGCGATGTCACGCTGGAACGATCGGGTACAAAGCTGGTTATTTAATGGTGAGAAGCTGGCACAAACCTATTCTGCCGATCAAATCACCCGTCCGTTCCGGTTTAATGCCTTTTATCCCGAATACAATGTGCCGGAGATAGATCTTGCGGATTACCGGCTGGAAGTGTCGGGCAAAGTCTCGAACAAAGCGTCCTGGACGCTGGAGCAATTGCAGCGCTTGCCGCAGACCGAACAAATTACTCGCTTGATTTGCATTGAAGGCTGGAGCGCGATTGGCCAATGGCGCGGCGTTCCACTTAAGACCTTTCTGCAACACATCGGGGCCGATTTAACCGCACGCTATGTCGGTTTCAAATGCGATGATCGTTACTATTCCAGCCTGGATATGCCCACGGCTCTGCATCCACAAACTATTCTCGCCCTGGATTTTGACAACAAACCGCTACCGCCAGATTTCGGTTATCCGCTGCGGCTGCGCGTGCCCACCAAGCTTGGCTTCAAGAACGCCAAGCATATCGGCGCGATCTTTGTTACCGATCAGAATCCAGGCGGCTATTGGGAAGATCAGGGCTATAACGGTTTTAGCGGGATTTAG
- a CDS encoding HD domain-containing protein, whose translation MMDSLEDQARRYATQAHAETGQRRKYTDEPYIVHPAAVVELVRSITSDENLLAAAWLHDTVEDTATTLNDINTHFGPRVAELVEMLTDSAQPTAKNRAARKLAHFQHTANAAPEAQTIKLADIIDNTRSIVRFDPHFARIYLVEKKVQIELLKQGDAQLWQQASTIIEAGIAQLGEPPYSVPESWFVKQAAKYGGLS comes from the coding sequence ATGATGGATTCTCTTGAAGATCAGGCGCGACGCTATGCAACACAAGCCCATGCCGAAACGGGTCAGCGACGCAAATACACTGATGAACCCTATATTGTGCATCCGGCGGCAGTCGTTGAATTGGTTCGCAGCATTACGAGTGATGAAAATTTGCTGGCCGCAGCCTGGTTACACGACACGGTAGAAGATACCGCGACCACACTAAACGATATCAACACTCACTTTGGCCCGCGAGTCGCCGAGCTGGTAGAAATGTTAACAGACAGTGCCCAGCCGACCGCTAAAAACCGAGCGGCCCGCAAGCTGGCACATTTTCAGCACACGGCTAACGCAGCGCCGGAAGCGCAAACCATTAAACTTGCAGATATCATCGACAATACGCGCTCAATTGTGCGGTTTGATCCGCACTTTGCTCGTATCTATTTGGTAGAGAAAAAGGTGCAAATCGAATTGCTGAAGCAAGGTGACGCTCAATTGTGGCAGCAGGCCTCAACCATTATCGAAGCAGGCATTGCGCAGTTAGGTGAGCCGCCCTATAGCGTGCCGGAGAGTTGGTTCGTTAAACAAGCCGCTAAATATGGCGGCTTAAGCTGA
- a CDS encoding cytochrome b/b6 domain-containing protein yields the protein MKKASGSRHPWPIRLCHWTNVLVMIGMLMSGWGIYNASPLFNFTFPAWMTLGGWLGGHIAWHLAVMWLLFANGVIYLVWGIISGQFRGRFLPLSGRALWQDLFSALRLRLHHRGSDYNAVQKLMYLFVLVDGVLLVLSGLSIWKPVQFSGLVALFGGFDMARYVHFYAMSGLVLFTVIHVVMVILVPQTLWPMITGGKRSADRE from the coding sequence ATGAAAAAAGCATCGGGTTCACGTCATCCCTGGCCGATTCGGCTTTGTCACTGGACAAATGTGCTGGTGATGATTGGCATGCTGATGAGCGGCTGGGGCATTTACAACGCCTCGCCGCTGTTCAATTTCACTTTTCCCGCATGGATGACGCTCGGCGGCTGGCTCGGCGGCCACATTGCCTGGCATTTGGCGGTGATGTGGTTGCTGTTTGCTAACGGGGTAATTTATCTGGTGTGGGGCATCATCAGCGGGCAATTTCGTGGCCGCTTTTTACCGCTAAGTGGGCGCGCGCTCTGGCAAGATCTTTTCTCGGCATTGCGGCTGCGGCTGCATCATCGCGGCAGCGACTACAATGCGGTACAGAAATTGATGTACCTGTTTGTGTTGGTGGACGGCGTGCTGCTGGTGCTATCGGGTTTATCTATCTGGAAACCGGTGCAGTTTAGCGGGTTGGTGGCGCTGTTCGGTGGTTTTGATATGGCGCGTTATGTGCACTTTTATGCCATGAGCGGCTTGGTGCTGTTTACAGTGATTCACGTGGTGATGGTGATCCTGGTGCCGCAAACGTTGTGGCCGATGATTACCGGTGGCAAGCGGAGTGCAGATCGTGAGTGA
- a CDS encoding DUF5666 domain-containing protein: MTSRLRALLPGLLLSVAFTAAAADNVITPMRGTIDAISGNQLDVTTRQGDKIKVEINDKTKVNSVSKAQMSDIKPDSFIGTAAVPQANGELKALEVHVFAPSLRGSGEGFNPFESADGKINTMTNGTVGKLVNSNGRTMTVKYGDKQKTVQVPDDVPVVLIEPGNKSLLKPGGKVVLFGSKASDGHIVARGISAGKDGLTPPM, from the coding sequence ATGACTTCACGCCTGCGCGCCTTACTGCCTGGCTTATTACTCAGCGTCGCCTTTACTGCGGCAGCCGCTGACAATGTGATTACCCCTATGCGCGGCACCATTGATGCCATCAGCGGCAACCAGCTGGATGTCACCACGCGTCAGGGCGATAAAATTAAAGTCGAGATCAACGACAAAACTAAAGTTAACAGCGTCAGCAAAGCGCAGATGAGCGACATCAAACCAGACAGCTTTATCGGTACCGCCGCGGTACCGCAAGCGAATGGCGAACTGAAAGCGCTTGAAGTCCACGTATTTGCGCCAAGCCTGCGCGGCAGTGGTGAAGGCTTTAATCCTTTCGAATCAGCCGATGGCAAAATCAATACCATGACTAACGGTACGGTCGGCAAACTGGTTAACAGCAATGGCCGCACCATGACGGTTAAATATGGCGACAAGCAAAAAACGGTGCAGGTTCCTGATGATGTACCGGTGGTGCTGATTGAGCCGGGCAATAAAAGTTTGCTGAAGCCGGGCGGCAAAGTAGTGCTGTTTGGCAGCAAAGCCAGCGATGGTCACATCGTGGCTCGCGGTATTTCTGCTGGTAAAGATGGTCTGACACCACCGATGTAA
- a CDS encoding ABC transporter substrate-binding protein, producing the protein MLLGASAHSQAESVIRIGLGADPDMLDPHLARTYYGRFVFAAMCDRLVDVDEHLKVIPGLATDWSWSDDAKILTMNLRSGVTFHDGEKFDANAVKFNIERALTLPGSLRKSEISSIQSVEVTGPLQVKFHLKNPDAALLSQLTDRAGAMLAPEAAKKPDFITHPVCSGPYQFESRVQQDRIVLKRYDNYWNKAAYHFDKVIFLPIPDASVRLANLRAGDLDLTEGIAASDVKTVQGDSKLALAKVTGLGYQGITFNINNGKVDPKSPFKDAHVREAFSLAIDRDALNQVAFEGLYTPANQALSPVSPYHVKLPVPARDVEKAASLLKAAGVTTPLNVTLLVTNNPTSQQVGQVIQAMASEAGFNVNLQMSEFASLLDRQQRGDYQLSLSGWSGRPDPDGSIYSFINSKGTLNDGRYSNPQVDEWLNAARLTNDPAQRQTLYDNVVKQLQTDMPIAYLYFEPRIFGLSKKVQGFKAWPDGLVRLAGVSMAQ; encoded by the coding sequence ATGCTGCTCGGCGCCAGCGCGCACAGCCAGGCTGAAAGCGTGATTCGCATTGGTTTAGGTGCCGATCCAGACATGCTCGATCCGCATTTGGCGCGAACCTACTATGGCCGCTTTGTGTTTGCTGCGATGTGTGATCGCTTAGTGGATGTGGATGAACATCTGAAAGTGATCCCAGGCCTGGCGACCGACTGGTCATGGAGCGACGACGCGAAAATCCTCACCATGAACCTACGCAGCGGTGTTACGTTCCATGATGGTGAAAAATTTGATGCCAACGCCGTGAAATTCAATATCGAACGCGCCCTGACATTGCCGGGTTCACTGCGTAAAAGTGAGATCTCTTCGATTCAAAGCGTGGAAGTCACCGGCCCGCTCCAGGTTAAGTTCCATCTGAAAAACCCTGATGCCGCCTTGCTCAGCCAGTTAACCGATCGCGCTGGCGCAATGTTAGCGCCAGAAGCGGCGAAAAAACCGGACTTCATTACCCATCCGGTCTGTTCCGGCCCGTATCAGTTCGAAAGTCGCGTACAGCAGGATCGTATTGTGCTGAAACGATATGACAATTACTGGAACAAAGCGGCTTATCACTTCGATAAAGTGATTTTCCTGCCGATTCCTGATGCTTCTGTCCGTCTGGCTAACCTGCGTGCTGGCGATCTCGATCTGACCGAGGGTATCGCAGCCAGCGACGTGAAAACCGTGCAGGGCGACAGCAAACTCGCCTTAGCCAAAGTCACCGGTTTGGGTTATCAGGGCATTACTTTCAACATCAATAACGGCAAAGTCGATCCGAAAAGCCCCTTCAAAGATGCACACGTACGTGAAGCTTTCTCGCTGGCTATCGATCGCGATGCGTTGAATCAGGTCGCGTTTGAAGGGCTTTACACCCCAGCTAATCAGGCGCTGTCACCGGTCAGCCCGTATCACGTCAAGTTGCCGGTCCCAGCCCGCGATGTGGAAAAAGCCGCTTCACTGCTGAAAGCAGCAGGCGTCACTACACCGCTTAACGTGACATTGCTGGTGACGAATAACCCGACTTCACAGCAGGTTGGGCAGGTCATTCAGGCGATGGCGAGCGAAGCGGGCTTCAACGTGAATCTGCAAATGAGCGAATTTGCCAGCTTATTGGATCGCCAGCAGCGCGGCGATTACCAGCTCAGCCTGTCTGGCTGGTCGGGTCGTCCCGATCCCGATGGCAGCATTTATTCGTTTATTAACAGCAAAGGCACGCTCAACGACGGACGCTACAGCAATCCGCAGGTTGATGAATGGCTGAATGCGGCACGTCTTACCAACGATCCGGCACAACGTCAGACACTGTACGACAACGTGGTGAAACAGCTGCAAACCGACATGCCAATTGCTTACCTCTACTTCGAGCCACGTATATTTGGCCTGTCGAAAAAGGTGCAGGGCTTTAAAGCCTGGCCGGACGGCTTAGTGCGTCTGGCTGGCGTCAGCATGGCGCAGTAA
- a CDS encoding ABC transporter permease, protein MLELIVKRLLLAIPTLLLVSIMVFALQKLLPGDPVLAMAGEERDPEVIAQLREAYHLNDPLPSQYFYWMGNALRGDLGESLRTKEPVTSLIASKLPVTLELSLMAMIIALVIGISMGIIAAVRKDTWVDHTSNFVALSGISVPHFWLGILLILLFSVHLQWLPASGYVPLSESIPQNLKTLLLPALVLGTGLAATLMRHTRASMIAVLKADYIRTARAKGLLGKKVVLKHAFRNALVPVITLTTLLFGELLGGAVLTEQVFTLPGFGKMIVDAVFNRDYAVVQGVVLVVAIGFLLLNLLADVLYVLINPKMRG, encoded by the coding sequence ATGCTGGAACTGATCGTTAAACGCCTGCTGCTCGCCATCCCAACGCTGCTGTTAGTGAGCATCATGGTGTTCGCCCTGCAGAAACTGCTGCCGGGCGATCCGGTGCTGGCGATGGCGGGCGAAGAGCGCGACCCGGAAGTTATCGCCCAACTGCGTGAGGCTTATCATCTCAACGATCCGCTGCCCAGCCAGTATTTTTACTGGATGGGCAATGCGTTACGCGGCGATCTGGGTGAATCACTGCGCACCAAAGAGCCGGTAACGTCGTTGATTGCCAGCAAGCTGCCGGTCACGCTGGAGCTTTCCTTGATGGCGATGATTATCGCGCTGGTGATTGGCATCAGCATGGGCATTATCGCGGCGGTGCGCAAAGATACGTGGGTGGATCACACCAGCAATTTTGTCGCGCTGTCGGGGATTTCAGTGCCGCACTTTTGGCTGGGTATCTTGCTGATTTTGCTGTTTTCGGTGCACCTGCAATGGTTACCCGCATCCGGTTATGTCCCGCTGAGTGAGAGCATTCCGCAAAACCTGAAAACGCTGCTGTTGCCTGCGCTGGTGTTGGGCACCGGTTTAGCCGCTACGTTGATGCGTCATACGCGCGCCTCGATGATTGCCGTGCTGAAAGCGGATTACATCCGCACCGCGCGCGCCAAAGGATTATTGGGCAAGAAGGTGGTGCTGAAACACGCCTTTCGTAATGCGCTGGTGCCGGTGATTACGCTGACCACGCTGCTGTTCGGCGAGTTGCTCGGCGGCGCGGTGTTGACTGAGCAAGTTTTTACCCTGCCTGGCTTTGGCAAAATGATTGTCGATGCGGTGTTTAACCGCGACTACGCGGTAGTACAAGGCGTGGTGCTGGTGGTGGCGATTGGCTTCCTGCTGCTCAACCTGCTCGCCGATGTGTTGTATGTGTTAATCAACCCGAAAATGCGAGGCTAA
- a CDS encoding gamma-glutamyltransferase family protein, protein MKEALDFDVSYPSHRAPMMGRNAVATSQPLAAQAGIRMLQQGGNAVDAAIATAIALTVLEPTGNGIGSDAFAIIWDGKELHGLNASGRAPAAWSPERFAGHSQMPETGWDAVTVPGAVSAWVTLAERFGTLPLTTLAQPAIEYARDGFPVSPLIGQLWQRGYKKLKDQPGFTACFAPEGRPPRIGELFRNPAQAETLQKIAESNGESFYRGELAEKIAAFAREHNAALTLEDLKNHRADWVKLLSHPFAGGSVQELPPNGQGIATLIALGILEEWDIGQYAPDSPQWLHLSIEAMKLALVDLERYVTDEDHLEFPADLLLSEGYLKQRAALINPRQAGDFTFGSPQQSGTVYLSTADASGMMVSFIQSNYMGFGSGVVVPGTGISLQNRGAGFSLDADHPNVVAGNKRPFHTIIPAFALDAEGQPLMSFGLMGGPMQAQGHLQLALRIMKHKQNPQAAIDAPRWRVVQGREVVFESTIDRNTLSTLRRMGHNVVLEDPLSSYNFGGAQVIVRDPQGFYIAATESRKDGQALVY, encoded by the coding sequence ATGAAAGAAGCATTAGATTTTGATGTCAGCTATCCCTCTCATCGCGCCCCAATGATGGGCCGCAATGCGGTTGCCACTTCGCAGCCGCTAGCGGCGCAAGCGGGTATTCGCATGTTGCAGCAAGGCGGCAACGCAGTCGATGCCGCGATCGCCACCGCCATTGCGTTGACGGTGCTGGAGCCAACCGGCAACGGCATTGGCAGCGACGCCTTCGCGATTATCTGGGACGGCAAAGAGCTGCACGGATTAAACGCATCAGGACGCGCTCCAGCGGCGTGGAGCCCAGAACGATTTGCGGGTCACAGCCAAATGCCCGAAACCGGCTGGGATGCCGTCACCGTGCCCGGCGCTGTTTCGGCTTGGGTTACGCTGGCTGAACGTTTTGGCACCTTGCCGCTGACCACACTGGCACAACCGGCAATTGAATACGCGCGCGACGGTTTTCCGGTCTCGCCGCTGATTGGTCAGCTGTGGCAGCGCGGCTACAAAAAACTGAAAGACCAGCCAGGCTTCACCGCGTGTTTTGCCCCGGAAGGCCGCCCGCCGCGCATCGGTGAGCTGTTCCGTAATCCAGCACAAGCTGAGACGCTGCAAAAGATCGCCGAAAGCAACGGTGAAAGTTTTTATCGCGGTGAGCTGGCGGAAAAGATTGCTGCTTTTGCCCGCGAGCACAACGCCGCGCTGACGCTGGAAGATTTAAAAAATCATCGTGCTGATTGGGTGAAGCTGCTGTCGCATCCCTTTGCTGGCGGTTCTGTACAGGAACTGCCGCCAAACGGCCAGGGCATTGCGACACTGATCGCGCTCGGCATTTTGGAAGAGTGGGATATTGGACAATATGCCCCCGATTCGCCGCAGTGGCTGCATCTTTCCATTGAAGCGATGAAGCTGGCATTGGTGGATTTAGAGCGTTACGTCACTGATGAAGATCACCTCGAATTCCCAGCCGATTTGCTGTTAAGCGAAGGTTATCTTAAACAGCGTGCGGCGTTGATTAATCCAAGGCAAGCGGGTGACTTCACCTTTGGATCACCGCAGCAGAGCGGCACGGTTTATCTCTCAACCGCCGACGCCAGCGGCATGATGGTGTCGTTTATTCAGTCAAACTACATGGGATTCGGTTCAGGTGTAGTCGTGCCGGGAACCGGCATTAGCCTACAAAACCGTGGCGCAGGCTTCTCGCTGGATGCCGATCATCCTAATGTGGTGGCAGGAAATAAACGTCCGTTCCACACCATCATTCCCGCCTTTGCGCTGGATGCTGAGGGCCAACCGCTGATGTCATTCGGTCTGATGGGTGGACCGATGCAGGCACAAGGACATCTGCAACTGGCGTTACGCATTATGAAACATAAACAAAACCCGCAGGCCGCGATTGATGCGCCGCGCTGGCGTGTGGTGCAAGGGCGTGAAGTGGTGTTTGAATCGACCATCGATCGCAATACGTTAAGTACGCTACGCCGCATGGGACACAACGTGGTGCTGGAAGATCCGCTGAGCAGCTATAACTTTGGCGGTGCGCAAGTGATTGTGCGCGATCCGCAAGGTTTCTATATTGCCGCAACCGAAAGCCGTAAAGATGGTCAAGCGCTGGTTTATTAA
- a CDS encoding ABC transporter ATP-binding protein, with protein MSDGSCRPVLAVRNLRVQFRGSPVTVLDGISLTLNAGETLALVGESGCGKSITSLALMGLLPASAQILEGEMRFDDCELRHLSNTDYASLRGNQLAMIFQEPMTSLNPAFTLGDQLSEAVLRHRRVSRREAMDVALEILKKVQIPAPEMRLKAYPHQLSGGMRQRVMIAMALINNPKLLVADEPTTALDVTIQAQILQLLNSLQKETGTAVLMITHDLGVVAEVAQQVAVMYAGQVVETGSVEAIFNDPQHPYTIGLMGSIPSLAARSGPLSTIPGNVPLPEQMPAGCRFATRCPFAETRCHQTRPTLHALAPAHQVACFRAPLEQHVTLGEIA; from the coding sequence ATGAGTGACGGTTCTTGCCGCCCGGTGTTGGCGGTACGTAATTTACGCGTGCAGTTTCGCGGCTCGCCGGTCACGGTGCTGGATGGCATTTCGCTTACGCTAAACGCCGGTGAAACGCTGGCATTGGTGGGTGAATCAGGATGCGGTAAAAGCATTACCTCGCTGGCGCTAATGGGTTTATTGCCTGCCAGTGCGCAGATTCTTGAAGGTGAAATGCGCTTCGACGATTGTGAATTACGTCACCTCAGCAACACCGATTACGCCAGTTTACGCGGCAATCAGTTGGCAATGATTTTTCAGGAGCCAATGACCTCACTCAATCCGGCGTTTACGCTTGGCGATCAACTCAGCGAGGCGGTATTAAGGCACCGCCGCGTCAGTCGTCGTGAAGCGATGGACGTCGCGTTGGAAATCCTGAAAAAAGTACAAATTCCCGCACCGGAAATGCGACTCAAAGCCTATCCACATCAGCTTTCGGGAGGTATGCGTCAACGCGTGATGATCGCCATGGCGCTGATCAACAATCCCAAGCTGCTGGTAGCTGACGAACCGACTACCGCGCTCGACGTCACTATTCAGGCACAAATCCTTCAGCTGTTAAACAGCCTGCAAAAAGAAACCGGCACTGCGGTTCTGATGATCACCCATGACCTTGGCGTGGTGGCGGAAGTTGCGCAGCAGGTGGCGGTGATGTACGCCGGACAAGTGGTGGAAACCGGTTCAGTCGAGGCGATTTTCAACGATCCGCAACATCCGTACACCATTGGCTTGATGGGCTCGATTCCCAGTCTTGCTGCCCGCAGCGGCCCGCTGTCCACCATTCCGGGCAACGTGCCTTTACCCGAGCAAATGCCTGCCGGCTGCCGCTTCGCGACGCGCTGCCCATTCGCTGAAACGCGTTGCCATCAAACGCGTCCTACGCTGCACGCTTTGGCACCCGCCCATCAGGTGGCCTGCTTTCGCGCGCCGCTGGAACAGCACGTCACGCTGGGAGAGATTGCATGA
- a CDS encoding ABC transporter permease, with amino-acid sequence MSEVLTAGAAKPLLRANSRVLKKFLRNKSALIGAVIVTLFVAIAIFAPWLAPADPIKANFLAVRKPPSELFWLGTDELGRDILSRMIWGARTSLLAGCISVLIAILIGVPLGLIAGYWQGWCDGIISRFIEALLACPFLILAIALGAFLGPSLTNAMIAIGLSAMPIFARLTRGQVIAIRHEEYIDGARAIGLPDRWIILRYVLPNVMSPILVQATLAIASAIITEASLSFLGLGQQPPSPSWGAMLNTAKGYLEQAPWMSIFPGLAIFLIVQGFNLLGDGLRDALDPRND; translated from the coding sequence ATGAGCGAAGTGCTGACGGCAGGCGCCGCAAAACCGCTGCTACGTGCTAACAGCCGGGTGCTGAAGAAGTTTCTGCGTAACAAAAGCGCGCTGATTGGCGCGGTGATCGTCACGCTGTTTGTCGCGATAGCCATTTTCGCGCCGTGGCTGGCACCCGCCGATCCGATCAAGGCGAACTTTCTGGCGGTGCGCAAACCGCCGTCGGAACTGTTTTGGCTTGGCACCGATGAATTGGGCCGCGATATTCTGTCGCGTATGATTTGGGGCGCACGTACCTCATTGCTGGCGGGCTGTATTTCGGTGCTGATCGCTATTTTGATTGGCGTGCCGCTTGGGCTGATCGCGGGTTACTGGCAAGGCTGGTGTGACGGCATTATTTCACGCTTTATCGAAGCGCTGCTGGCCTGTCCGTTCTTGATTCTGGCCATTGCGCTGGGCGCGTTTCTTGGGCCGAGTTTGACTAATGCGATGATCGCCATTGGCTTGTCGGCGATGCCGATCTTTGCCCGTCTGACGCGGGGTCAGGTGATCGCCATTCGTCATGAAGAGTATATCGACGGCGCGCGAGCGATTGGTTTGCCGGATCGCTGGATTATCCTGCGCTACGTGCTGCCTAACGTTATGTCACCGATTTTGGTGCAGGCTACCTTAGCCATCGCCTCCGCCATTATTACTGAAGCCAGCCTCTCCTTTCTCGGGCTGGGACAACAACCGCCCTCGCCTTCGTGGGGTGCGATGCTCAACACTGCCAAAGGCTATCTGGAGCAAGCGCCGTGGATGTCGATTTTCCCTGGGCTTGCCATCTTTCTGATCGTGCAGGGCTTTAACCTGCTCGGCGACGGATTGCGCGATGCGCTTGATCCGCGTAACGACTGA
- a CDS encoding HTH-type transcriptional regulator, with protein MELKDPMFELLSSLEQIVLTRDKRPADLEIQLQPTMPEPQRLREMTGMQLDEFAKVMGVSVSSVKSWEARRTRPSATAQKLMKLLHANPYLGRQLLE; from the coding sequence ATGGAATTAAAAGACCCAATGTTTGAATTGCTCAGCAGCCTTGAGCAGATTGTATTGACACGTGATAAACGTCCTGCTGATTTGGAAATTCAACTCCAGCCTACGATGCCCGAACCACAACGCTTACGCGAAATGACCGGTATGCAGCTTGATGAATTTGCCAAAGTAATGGGCGTTAGCGTTTCTTCTGTGAAAAGTTGGGAGGCACGTCGTACGCGTCCTTCAGCCACGGCGCAGAAACTAATGAAGTTGCTTCATGCCAACCCGTACCTTGGAAGGCAGTTGCTTGAGTAA
- a CDS encoding ABC transporter ATP-binding protein translates to MKPILECRDLSKTFAGPTQLFKRNKQVTAVDRISLQVKAGETLAIVGESGSGKSTLGRLLLRLLAASQGQVFYQGEEITHANGAHLNRLRRELQIIFQDPFASLNPRMTVESIVGEPLWLHTKLTRDDRQARVHQLLRTVGLPPAWAQRYPHEFSGGQRQRIGIARALASEPTLLLGDEPVSALDVSVQAQVVNLLESLKQQFGLTMIIVAHGLAVIRHMSDRVAVMYLGQIVELASVDEIFDAPLHPYTQALIASAPQMQPGVPRTQPLLQGDLPNPASPPSGCRFHTRCPYVTDECRQLEPINQVLPGGRQVACHRWQEINRDRSAILIAPPSAAFLRRRALFEHAVNQPS, encoded by the coding sequence ATGAAACCGATTTTGGAATGCCGCGACCTGAGCAAAACCTTTGCTGGCCCCACTCAACTGTTCAAACGTAATAAACAGGTGACAGCGGTGGATCGCATCTCGTTGCAGGTAAAAGCGGGTGAAACTCTGGCGATCGTGGGCGAATCTGGCTCGGGCAAATCCACTTTGGGCCGCCTGCTACTGCGCCTGCTGGCCGCCAGTCAGGGTCAGGTTTTTTATCAGGGTGAAGAGATTACCCATGCGAATGGCGCGCATCTCAATCGGCTGCGCCGCGAGTTACAAATCATCTTTCAGGATCCGTTTGCTTCATTGAATCCGCGTATGACGGTTGAAAGCATTGTGGGTGAACCGTTGTGGTTGCACACCAAACTCACACGTGACGATCGCCAGGCGCGAGTGCATCAGCTGTTGCGCACCGTGGGTTTGCCGCCCGCCTGGGCGCAACGTTATCCGCATGAATTTTCTGGTGGTCAGCGCCAGCGCATCGGCATCGCGCGCGCGCTGGCGTCTGAACCGACATTGTTACTTGGCGACGAACCGGTTTCGGCACTGGACGTTTCAGTGCAGGCGCAGGTGGTGAATCTGTTGGAGAGCCTGAAACAGCAGTTTGGTCTGACGATGATCATCGTCGCGCACGGTCTGGCGGTGATTCGCCACATGAGCGATCGCGTTGCGGTGATGTACCTCGGGCAAATCGTTGAGCTTGCCAGCGTTGACGAAATTTTTGATGCGCCCTTGCATCCTTATACCCAAGCGCTGATTGCGTCGGCACCGCAAATGCAGCCAGGCGTGCCACGCACGCAGCCGCTGCTGCAGGGCGATTTGCCTAATCCGGCATCCCCGCCGAGCGGCTGCCGCTTTCATACCCGTTGCCCCTATGTCACCGATGAGTGCCGCCAGTTAGAGCCGATCAATCAGGTTTTACCCGGCGGACGTCAGGTCGCCTGCCACCGCTGGCAGGAAATTAATCGCGATCGCAGCGCCATTCTTATCGCGCCGCCGTCTGCCGCTTTTTTACGCCGCCGTGCCTTGTTCGAGCACGCGGTGAATCAACCGTCCTAA
- a CDS encoding organic hydroperoxide resistance protein yields MSLEQVVYCAKAKATGGRDGRATSSDGVLDVKLGVPKEMGGAGGEVTNPEQLFAAGYSACFLGAMKFVAGRDKISMPKDAWIEGEVGIGPIPNGFGIEATLNIHLPEMDEAEAKKLVDAAHIVCPYSNATRNNIDVTLNIVR; encoded by the coding sequence ATGTCATTAGAACAAGTGGTTTACTGTGCAAAAGCCAAAGCAACCGGCGGTCGTGATGGTCGTGCAACCTCTTCTGACGGTGTGCTGGACGTTAAATTAGGCGTGCCGAAAGAGATGGGCGGCGCAGGCGGCGAAGTGACCAACCCAGAGCAGCTGTTCGCAGCGGGTTATTCAGCCTGTTTCCTCGGCGCAATGAAGTTTGTAGCGGGTCGCGACAAGATTTCTATGCCTAAAGATGCATGGATTGAAGGCGAAGTCGGCATTGGCCCAATCCCGAACGGTTTCGGCATTGAAGCCACCCTGAATATCCATCTGCCTGAGATGGATGAAGCGGAAGCGAAAAAATTGGTTGATGCAGCACACATCGTCTGCCCTTATTCCAATGCAACCCGCAACAACATTGACGTGACGCTGAACATCGTTCGCTAA